The genomic region GGCCAATCTAGGGCGGGGCACCGTCAGATGGGCAAACCCTGCCCGCGACCGGCCGGTAACGCTCCGTAGACTCGGCCTGTGGGAAAGGCAGCAGCAGCACGCAAGCTGGCTTCCGCTGCGGCCTACGGCGGCGGCGGTCTGACCATGCTCGGGGGCACCCTGTACGGCGTCCTCACCGCCGAGGCCAAGCTGGCCCGCAAGGCGATCGGCCCGCTCCTCGACGACCCGCCCCCGGACCCCACCGGCTGGTACGGCCGCGACCGGCCCGGCCCCGCGGTCAAGCTGGTCGTCCTCGGTGACTCCAGCGCCGCCGGGTACGGCGTGGCGCGCGTCGAGGAGACTCCCGGCGCGCTGATGGCCAGCGGCGTGGCCGAGCACGCGGAGCGACGCGTCTATCTGCGCGACCTCGCGGTCGTCGGCGCCAAGTCCTCCGACCTCGCCGAGCAGGTCGACAAGGCCCTGCCGATCCAGCCCGACGTCGCAGTGATCCTCATCGGCGGCAACGACGTCACCCACACCGTGATGCCGTCGGCCTCGGTGCGCCACCTCCAGGAGGCGGTACGTCGGCTGCGCGCAGCCGACGTGGAGGTCGTCGTCGGCACCTGCCCGGACCTGGGCACGATCAAGCCCATCGCTCCCCCGCTCAAGCAGATCGCCCGCGCGTGGTCGCGGCGCCTGGCCGCCGGCCAGACGATCGCGGCGATCGAGGAGGGCGGGCGCACCGTCTCCATCGGCTCGATCCTCGGCCCGGAGTTCGCGGCCGCGCCGGCGCTGCTGTTCGGCCCGGACCGCTTCCACCCCTCCGCCCAGGGCTACCGCGCCGCGGCCGGCATCCTGCTGCCCTCGATCCTCGCCGCGGTCGGCGTGATCCCCGACGACGAGGAGCGCATCGAGTCGATGCGCGGCGAGGCGATCCTGCCGATCAGCAAGGCGGCGGTCCAGGCGGTCAACAACCCCGGCACCGAGCTCGACGGCACCGAGGTCGGCGGCCACCGCCTCGGCGTGCGCGGGCTGTGGGTGGAGATGCGCCACCGCGGCCGCCGCCCCCAGACCCGCAGCGAGGGCCCCGAGCCCACCGGCCCCGAGCAGATCGAGCCCGAGAACGCCCCCGCGGGCGGCGAGCCCACCCCCGCCGGTTCCTAGCCGATCCGCACGCACGAGGGCCCCGGGAGCGATGCTCCCGGGGCCCTCGTCGTTCGCGCCGAGGCGCGGAGGCTCAGTCCTGGTTGAAGATCGCCAGGATGCGCAGCAGGTTGGTGTAGATCCAGACCAGGCTCACGGTCATCGCGAACGCCGCGCGCCACGACTCACGCTCGGGCAGGCCGTTGGCGATGCCCTGCTCGACGAAGTCGAAGTCCATGATCAGCATGAAGACACCGAGCACCAGGCCGGCGACGGCGAACAGCAGGCCGATGCCACCGAAGCCGTAGATGCCGAAGCTGTTGCCGAACATGCCGAGCACCAGCTCGAGGACGCTCAGGCCGATCATGCCGAAGACGGCGGCGGTCACGAAGGTGCGGAACTTGTTGCCGACCTTGATGTTGAGGACCTTGTACGCCGCGAGGGTGCCGGCGAACGCGGCGAAGGTGCCGAGCACGGCCTGGGTGACGATGCCGTCGCCGAACCGGGCGTCGAAGAGCTTGCTGAGGCCGCCGAGGGCGACACCCTCGAGGGCACAGAACGCCAGCACCAGGGCGGGGCTGATGACGCGCTTGAAGGAGTTGACCATCGACAGCGCGAAGGCGCCGAGGCTGCCGATCGTGACGGCCGCGACCAGCGGGCCGAGGTCAGCGGTCGAGTCCTCGAGGTCCGGGGTGAGGAACCAGGTGAGCGCGGCGAAGACGATCACCATGCCCAGCGACATGCCGGTCTTCTGCACCACCGTGTCGATGGTCATCCGGCTCTCGGACGTCGGGGCCGGCGCGTAGCCGAGGCCCTGGGCCTGACCCGGGGTTCCGGTCCCCCACGTCGAGGGGTCTGCGTAGGTCTGGGTGCCGTAAGCGTTCGCGCCGGGGCGGTTGAACTCCTCCGACCGACGGAACACCGGGTTGTTGCTCTGCATTCGGGGTCTCTCCTTGGAGGCCTGCGTGATGACCGCCGCCCTGACGGTCATGGGGTCAGCCTAGTGACCTCACCGTGTGCAACGCCCGACACGCGCCGCTCGTTCCCGTTCCCGGCGTCGTTCCGGTGCTCCGCCGCACGCCGATGGCGGCCGGGACGTGCGGATCGCGGGCCCGGGGGTGCGCGTTGGTAATGTCGCGGCGCCCCCAGACCCAGGAGACCGATGACCCAGCCACGCCCGGAGGCCGGCGCGCGCTCGCCCTTCCGTGCGGACGTGCAGGGCCTGCGCGCGATCGCCGTGCTCACGGTCATCGCCGGCCACGCGGGGCTCGCCCAGCTGCCCGGGGGCTTCGTCGGGGTCGACGTCTTCTTCGTGATCTCCGGGTTCTTGATCACCCAGCTGCTCCTGCGCGAGGTCGCCCGCACCGGCCGGGTCTCGCTGCGCGGCTTCTACGCCCGCCGCGCGCGGCGCATCCTCCCCGCCGCGACCCTCGTCACCCTGGTGACCCTCGGCGCCTCGGTGTGGTTGCTCAGCGCCCTCGACGCGCTCGAGGTGGTCAAGGACGCCGCCTGGGCGACGATCTTCGCCGCCAACATCCGCTTCGCGGCGGTCGGCACCGACTACTTCGCCCGCGACCAGCTGCCCTCCCCGCTGCAGCACTACTGGTCGCTGGCCGTCGAGGAGCAGTTCTACCTCGTCTGGCCACTGGTGCTGGTGGCCTGCGTGCTGCTGGCACGCCGCCTCACGCGCGGCGCCGCGGACCCCTCGCCGGCCCGCACCGCCCGGGTGGTCATGGTGACGCTCGGCGTGCTCACCGCCGCCTCGTTCGCGTACGGCGTGTGGCGCACCGAGGTCGACCCCGCCGCGGCGTACTTCTCCACCCCGGCGCGGGCCTGGGAGCTCGGCCTCGGCGCCCTCGCGGTCCCCCTCGCCCCGGTCATCGCCGCGCGCATGCCCTCGACCGCGCGGGGACTGCTGAGCGTCACCGGGCTGGGCTTCATCGCCGCGGCCTGCCTGCGCTACGACGAGACCTCGCCGTTCCCCGGCACCGCCGCGCTGCTGCCGGTCGTGGGCGCGCTGCTGGTGCTGGTCGCGGGCGCGGGCGGCCACCCGCGCGAGCCGTTCCCGATCCGGGCGCTGGGCGTCCGGCCGATGCGGGTGGTCGGCGACTGGTCCTACTCCCTCTACCTGTGGCACTGGCCGCTGCTCGTGCTGCCGGTCGGCTACCTCGGCCGCGACCTCACCCCGCTGGAGGTGGGGGCGGCGGTCGCCGCGACGTTCCTGCTCTCCGGGCTCACCTACCGCCTCGTCGAGACGCCGTTCCGCCGCACCCGCGTCCTGCGCGTGCACCGCGGCCTCGTGCTCTACCCCGTCTCCCTGGGCCTGGTCGCGGCCGGTGCCTTCGCCGCGCAGGACTACGCCGAGTGGCGCACCGGGGAGCACGGCGACGACCCGGCGGTGACGGTGAGCGACCTGGGCCAGGAGGCCGCCGAGCTCGACCCGACGGTCGCGCTGGTGAAGGCCTCGGTGCTGGCCGCCCGGGAGGGCCAGGCCGTGCCCAGCGACCTGACCCCCGACCTGCTCGACATCCGCGAGGACCGAGCCGGGCTGGGCCGGTGCAGCTATGAGACCGACTCGCTCCCGCTGTGCCCGCGCGGCACCACCGGCACCCCGGAGCAGACAGTCGTCGTGCTCGGCAACTCCCACGGCCGCATGTGGGTGCCCGCCTTCGAGCGGATCGCCCGCGAGCACGACCTGCGCACCTACTACCTGGTCAAGGTCGGCTGCCCCGCGGCGCTGGTGACCGTCGGCTCGCAGGCCGAGTACGCCGGGTGCACGACCTTCCGCGAGTGGGCGCTCGAGCAGATCGCCGAGCTCGATCCCGACCTCGTGGTGGTCGCCACCAACGTCTCGGAGACCCTGCTCCACGAGGGCCGCCCGGTCGAGGACCCCGCCGAGCGCGACGTGCTGGTGCGCGCGGGCTTCGACACCCTCTTCGACCGGCTCGCGCCGATCGCGGGGCGCACCGTGCTGCTGCGCGACGTCCCCGAGCTCGACGAGTCGCCCGAGGTCTGCCTGAGCACCGGACGCCCCGACCTCGGCGACTGCCTGCTCGCCCCCACCCCGGACGCCACCCGGATGGCCGACCTCTCGGTCGCCTCCGCCCAGGAGCGCCGGATCCCGGTCATCGACCCGACCCCGTGGGTGTGCTGGGACGGCTCGTGCCCGGCGGTGATCGGCTCGACGATCCCCTACCGCGACGTCGGCCACCTCACCACCGAGTACGCCGCGGCCCTCACCGAGGACCTCGAGCGGGCGCTGGCCCCCCTGCTCGGGGCCGGCCGGACCTCAGCCGGCTGACGGCTCGCGTCGCCGCACGGCCACCACGACCGTGTCGGTGGCGACCGCCTCGCGCCCCGCGGCGTCGCGCACCCGGCGGGTGGGGGCGTCCGCGACCCGCACGTCCCAGTCCGCCGGGTCCAGCAGCGCGGTCACCTGCTCGGGGGCGAACAGCAGCCGGCCGAGCTCGGGGTTGCGCAGCCCGGCGGCGGCGTCCGCGGGGTGGTGCGCCCCGACCAGCAGCGTGCCGCCGGGGCGGACCGCCGCGGCGAGCACGGCGTACACCTGCGCGAAGTGCTGCTCGGGCAGGTGCAGGAAGTGCACGCTGACCAGGTCGGCCGCCGGCACCTCGTCGGCGGCGAGCAGGTCCACCTGACGCCACGTGCAGCGCTCGGTGACGCCCTCCGCCTCCGCGGCGTGCTGCGCGGCCCGCTCCAGGGCCACCGCTGACACGTCCACGCCGGTGACCTGCCAGCCCCGCCGGGCCAGCCAGACCGCGTCGGCGCCCTCGCCGCACCCCACGTCCAGCGCGGTGCCGGGGGCCAGGCCCGCGGCGTGCTCGACCAGGCGGGCGTTCGGCTGGCCCGACCAGATCCGGTGCGACGCGGCGTACCGCTCGTCCCAGAACTCAGCGCTCCAGCGGTCCGGTGCTGTCTCACTCATGTGCCCCCGGTGGGACTCGAACCCACACTGCGCCGCTTTTAAGGCGGCTTCCTCTGCCGATTGGGATACGGGGGCGACGCCCGCGAGCGGACGTCGCAGTCTGCTCGCAGACGGTACGACGTGGGCCCGCTCCCGGGCCAGCACTGGGACTACCGGACCTACAAGTAGGTCTTGCGCGGGTGGATGGCGTGCGCGCCCGCGACCCGGTCGAGGAAGACGAAGCCCGCGCAGTGGTCCAGCTCATGCTGCAGGCAGCGGGCCTCGAAGGCGTTCGCCGAGAACGTGACCTCCTCGCCGGTGCCGGGCAGCTGGCCGCGCACGACCAGCCGCGAGGCGCGCTTCACGTCGCCGGTGAAGTCCGGGACGCTCATGCAACCCTCGCGGGCCTTCTCGTTGCGGCTGGACTCGATGACCTCGGCGTTGCACA from Nocardioides sp. dk884 harbors:
- a CDS encoding Bax inhibitor-1/YccA family membrane protein → MQSNNPVFRRSEEFNRPGANAYGTQTYADPSTWGTGTPGQAQGLGYAPAPTSESRMTIDTVVQKTGMSLGMVIVFAALTWFLTPDLEDSTADLGPLVAAVTIGSLGAFALSMVNSFKRVISPALVLAFCALEGVALGGLSKLFDARFGDGIVTQAVLGTFAAFAGTLAAYKVLNIKVGNKFRTFVTAAVFGMIGLSVLELVLGMFGNSFGIYGFGGIGLLFAVAGLVLGVFMLIMDFDFVEQGIANGLPERESWRAAFAMTVSLVWIYTNLLRILAIFNQD
- a CDS encoding SAM-dependent methyltransferase, which translates into the protein MSETAPDRWSAEFWDERYAASHRIWSGQPNARLVEHAAGLAPGTALDVGCGEGADAVWLARRGWQVTGVDVSAVALERAAQHAAEAEGVTERCTWRQVDLLAADEVPAADLVSVHFLHLPEQHFAQVYAVLAAAVRPGGTLLVGAHHPADAAAGLRNPELGRLLFAPEQVTALLDPADWDVRVADAPTRRVRDAAGREAVATDTVVVAVRRREPSAG
- a CDS encoding acyltransferase family protein, with the translated sequence MTQPRPEAGARSPFRADVQGLRAIAVLTVIAGHAGLAQLPGGFVGVDVFFVISGFLITQLLLREVARTGRVSLRGFYARRARRILPAATLVTLVTLGASVWLLSALDALEVVKDAAWATIFAANIRFAAVGTDYFARDQLPSPLQHYWSLAVEEQFYLVWPLVLVACVLLARRLTRGAADPSPARTARVVMVTLGVLTAASFAYGVWRTEVDPAAAYFSTPARAWELGLGALAVPLAPVIAARMPSTARGLLSVTGLGFIAAACLRYDETSPFPGTAALLPVVGALLVLVAGAGGHPREPFPIRALGVRPMRVVGDWSYSLYLWHWPLLVLPVGYLGRDLTPLEVGAAVAATFLLSGLTYRLVETPFRRTRVLRVHRGLVLYPVSLGLVAAGAFAAQDYAEWRTGEHGDDPAVTVSDLGQEAAELDPTVALVKASVLAAREGQAVPSDLTPDLLDIREDRAGLGRCSYETDSLPLCPRGTTGTPEQTVVVLGNSHGRMWVPAFERIAREHDLRTYYLVKVGCPAALVTVGSQAEYAGCTTFREWALEQIAELDPDLVVVATNVSETLLHEGRPVEDPAERDVLVRAGFDTLFDRLAPIAGRTVLLRDVPELDESPEVCLSTGRPDLGDCLLAPTPDATRMADLSVASAQERRIPVIDPTPWVCWDGSCPAVIGSTIPYRDVGHLTTEYAAALTEDLERALAPLLGAGRTSAG
- a CDS encoding SGNH/GDSL hydrolase family protein; amino-acid sequence: MGKAAAARKLASAAAYGGGGLTMLGGTLYGVLTAEAKLARKAIGPLLDDPPPDPTGWYGRDRPGPAVKLVVLGDSSAAGYGVARVEETPGALMASGVAEHAERRVYLRDLAVVGAKSSDLAEQVDKALPIQPDVAVILIGGNDVTHTVMPSASVRHLQEAVRRLRAADVEVVVGTCPDLGTIKPIAPPLKQIARAWSRRLAAGQTIAAIEEGGRTVSIGSILGPEFAAAPALLFGPDRFHPSAQGYRAAAGILLPSILAAVGVIPDDEERIESMRGEAILPISKAAVQAVNNPGTELDGTEVGGHRLGVRGLWVEMRHRGRRPQTRSEGPEPTGPEQIEPENAPAGGEPTPAGS